One stretch of Lacimicrobium alkaliphilum DNA includes these proteins:
- the prc gene encoding carboxy terminal-processing peptidase produces the protein MNHAIRVSVATALLALSGNAIAVSVTASIEDLPELEQESQHAVASKRIASLFTRAHYKNVELDDEMSSKIFDRYLQGLDSNRNIFLASDIASLEQHRKSFDDALQRGNLSPAYDMYTLNIKRRAERYQYALSLLEQPFDFEKKGDAFHYDREEAEWPADKAELDELWRQRVKYDALNLKLAGKDWDDAKEILEKRYQRAIKRLTQTQSEDVFQAVMNSFARSVEAHTSYLSPRNAERFQMEMDLSFEGIGAVLQSEDDHTVIRSIVPGGPADQSKQIKPEDKIVGVAQDEDEFVDVVGWRLDEVVELIKGPKGSVVRLQVLKGSVDSGAPSVVSLTRDKIKLEDRAAKSEVYVPEEGPNKGEKLGVITIPSFYNKLHQDVKTEIDSLKEQGVQGMIIDLRGNGGGSLSEATQLSGLFIDKGPVVQIRDGAGRIREERDTDGMVFYEGPLTVLVDRYSASASEIFAAAMQDYGRALIVGEQTFGKGTVQQHRGLGRIYDLYDNPLGSVQFTIAKFYRIDGGSTQHKGVIPDILLPSPVDPEDWGESKEENALPWDSIVRANYTTFGDTSDAVQKVEESHEQRIQKDPEFSYIFEDIEEYRRKKEEKFISLVESERKLEKEEQEKKALQRANERLARLGKEPVENLDDLPEDLEEIDPFLDEAASITFDVVSTGKYAIKTL, from the coding sequence ATGAATCATGCAATTCGGGTTTCTGTCGCCACCGCACTTCTTGCGCTCAGTGGTAATGCAATAGCGGTATCGGTTACGGCCAGTATCGAAGATTTGCCTGAGCTGGAGCAGGAATCTCAACATGCTGTCGCATCAAAGCGGATAGCATCCTTATTCACAAGGGCGCACTATAAGAATGTTGAGCTTGATGATGAGATGTCATCGAAAATCTTTGACCGTTATCTGCAAGGTCTTGACTCGAATCGCAACATATTTCTTGCCTCCGACATTGCCAGCCTGGAACAGCACCGTAAGAGTTTTGATGATGCCCTGCAAAGAGGGAATCTGAGCCCGGCGTATGATATGTATACGCTGAATATAAAGCGTCGTGCCGAACGTTATCAATATGCCCTTTCATTACTTGAGCAACCTTTCGATTTTGAAAAAAAAGGGGATGCTTTTCACTATGATCGGGAAGAGGCAGAGTGGCCGGCAGATAAAGCTGAACTCGATGAATTATGGCGTCAGCGGGTCAAATACGATGCCTTAAATCTCAAACTTGCCGGTAAGGACTGGGACGACGCTAAAGAAATACTGGAAAAACGCTATCAAAGAGCGATCAAGCGTCTGACACAAACCCAGAGCGAAGATGTGTTTCAGGCAGTGATGAATTCATTTGCCCGCAGTGTTGAGGCCCATACCAGTTACCTTTCTCCCCGAAATGCCGAGCGTTTCCAGATGGAGATGGATTTGTCTTTTGAAGGTATTGGTGCGGTATTGCAGTCAGAGGATGATCATACTGTGATCCGCTCTATTGTGCCTGGCGGCCCGGCTGATCAGTCAAAGCAAATCAAGCCTGAAGATAAGATTGTCGGTGTGGCCCAGGACGAGGATGAGTTTGTCGATGTGGTAGGCTGGCGTCTGGATGAAGTGGTCGAACTGATTAAAGGACCCAAAGGCAGCGTGGTCAGGCTCCAGGTACTCAAAGGCTCGGTAGACAGCGGGGCGCCCTCAGTTGTCAGTCTGACCCGGGATAAAATAAAACTGGAAGATCGGGCTGCAAAATCTGAAGTCTATGTTCCGGAAGAGGGCCCGAACAAAGGAGAGAAGCTGGGTGTGATTACCATTCCCTCTTTTTACAATAAACTGCACCAGGACGTAAAAACGGAGATAGATAGTCTTAAAGAACAGGGTGTTCAGGGGATGATCATAGATCTGCGCGGTAATGGTGGCGGATCACTGAGTGAAGCAACTCAATTGTCAGGTTTGTTTATTGATAAAGGGCCTGTAGTGCAAATCCGTGACGGAGCCGGGCGTATACGCGAAGAGCGTGACACCGATGGGATGGTTTTTTATGAAGGGCCGCTGACCGTGCTGGTCGACAGGTACAGTGCCTCGGCTTCAGAGATCTTTGCTGCCGCGATGCAGGATTATGGTCGAGCCCTGATTGTCGGCGAGCAAACTTTTGGTAAAGGTACGGTTCAGCAGCACCGTGGCTTAGGGCGCATTTATGATCTTTACGACAACCCTCTTGGCAGTGTGCAGTTTACTATCGCTAAATTTTATCGGATAGATGGCGGCAGTACTCAGCACAAGGGCGTCATCCCGGATATTCTTTTGCCTTCACCTGTAGATCCTGAAGATTGGGGCGAGAGTAAAGAAGAGAACGCGCTGCCCTGGGATAGCATAGTGCGGGCCAATTACACCACTTTTGGTGATACCAGTGATGCGGTGCAAAAGGTTGAAGAAAGCCATGAGCAGCGGATTCAGAAAGATCCTGAATTTTCGTATATCTTCGAAGATATTGAAGAGTATCGTCGCAAGAAAGAAGAGAAGTTTATTTCTCTGGTTGAATCTGAGCGCAAACTGGAAAAAGAAGAGCAGGAGAAAAAGGCATTACAACGGGCGAATGAACGCCTTGCCCGTCTCGGTAAAGAGCCCGTGGAGAATCTTGATGATTTACCAGAGGATTTGGAAGAAATCGATCCGTTTCTTGACGAGGCAGCATCTATCACTTTTGATGTGGTGAGTACCGGCAAGTATGCCATTAAGACACTTTAG
- a CDS encoding GAF domain-containing protein, whose translation MPIAKPQLYAEITQQAGALIEGEQDLIANLANLSALLWMRLPEINWAGFYLYKDEQLVLGPFQGKPACVRIPMGRGVCGTAAKLGEAQLVEDVHQFEGHIACDSASNSEVVIPFYRGGELLGVLDIDSPVTGRFDQQDLQGLQQLVDTLQENLI comes from the coding sequence ATCACTCAGCAAGCCGGGGCCCTGATCGAAGGAGAGCAAGACTTAATTGCTAACCTGGCGAATCTCAGTGCTTTACTATGGATGCGTTTACCTGAAATTAACTGGGCAGGGTTTTATCTTTATAAAGATGAGCAACTGGTACTGGGACCGTTTCAGGGCAAACCGGCCTGTGTGCGTATTCCCATGGGGCGTGGCGTTTGTGGCACCGCGGCCAAGCTGGGAGAGGCTCAGTTGGTTGAAGATGTTCACCAGTTTGAAGGCCACATCGCCTGTGACAGCGCCTCTAATTCGGAAGTGGTAATCCCTTTCTACCGGGGCGGTGAACTCCTGGGAGTGCTGGATATCGACAGCCCTGTTACCGGGCGTTTTGACCAGCAGGATTTACAGGGTTTGCAACAGCTTGTGGATACGCTGCAGGAGAACCTGATTTGA
- the pepN gene encoding aminopeptidase N translates to MSSNQSRAMKLADYQAPGFSVSDIYLEFDLQDEQTRVTAISQVQRVDSAIRDLELDGKKLILEGLWINGTQTEVSLTEQGIRLTEVPDQFELRIETLIDPVNNHALEGLYKSGGAFCTQCEAQGFRRITYFLDRPDVMARYRVKVIADKQDCPYLLANGNLIDSGDAEQGRHWALWEDPFPKPCYLFALVAGDFDKLEDQFTTHSGRQVELQLFVDKGNVSRGQHALDSLKKAMAWDEQKYGLEYDLDIYMIVAVDFFNMGAMENKGLNIFNSKYVLADAASATDQDYFNIESVIAHEYFHNWTGNRVTCRDWFQLSLKEGLTVFRDQQFSADMASAAIVRINQVRVMREHQFAEDSGPMAHPIRPAEVMEMNNFYSVTVYDKGAEVIRMLHTLLGEQGFRKGMDCYISRHDGQAVTCDDFVQAMEDANQRDLSLFRGWYSQSGTPVISVDCEWDESTQQLRLDLTQKTPPTADQAEKQPLHIPVAIEVVPVSGQGEGRSEVLSLTGQQQRFTFENISAEPAVALLTGFSAPVKVDYQSTPGHQLAVILYASDPVARWDACQQLVSDAIFTIAQNDARTVPDFPIELFAGLLEQAQTEPALIAEMLELPSFETLAQQRDRIDVDALLGARKQLKTLLAEKFSAQWQRLFIQLSNPQYDYQQQQVERRRLSGVCLSYLACTEASLDILRQAYKHSDNMTDTLAVLKACQAENLPLFDELMQDFEQRWHDDPLVMDKWFALHAGRQHPGCLSTLQLLMSHGRYSINNPNRVRSVMGTFAFYNTEGFHRRDGSGYRFLTDYLLELDAVNPQVAARLITPMIQYAKLDENRQQKIRLQLLRLFEHKSLSRDLYEKVQKAL, encoded by the coding sequence ATGTCATCAAACCAGTCCCGCGCGATGAAACTTGCCGATTATCAAGCCCCCGGTTTCAGTGTCTCCGATATCTATCTGGAGTTTGATTTACAGGACGAACAAACCAGGGTGACGGCCATCAGTCAGGTGCAACGGGTCGACAGTGCCATCCGGGATCTGGAACTGGATGGAAAAAAACTGATTCTGGAAGGGCTGTGGATAAACGGTACGCAGACTGAGGTTAGCCTTACAGAACAGGGTATCCGGCTGACTGAGGTGCCGGATCAGTTTGAACTGAGAATCGAAACCCTTATCGACCCGGTCAATAACCATGCTCTTGAAGGTCTGTACAAGTCAGGAGGGGCGTTTTGTACTCAATGTGAAGCGCAGGGCTTTCGTCGTATAACCTATTTTCTGGATCGGCCGGATGTGATGGCCCGATACCGGGTTAAGGTTATTGCTGATAAGCAGGACTGTCCTTATTTGCTGGCCAACGGCAATCTGATTGATAGCGGTGATGCAGAACAGGGGCGTCATTGGGCACTGTGGGAGGACCCCTTTCCGAAACCCTGTTACCTGTTTGCTCTGGTGGCCGGTGATTTCGATAAGCTGGAAGATCAGTTTACCACTCACTCCGGTCGTCAGGTGGAATTGCAGCTGTTTGTTGATAAAGGCAATGTCAGTCGTGGTCAGCACGCCCTCGATTCCCTGAAAAAAGCCATGGCCTGGGACGAGCAGAAATACGGTCTGGAATATGATCTGGATATTTACATGATCGTCGCGGTGGATTTTTTCAATATGGGGGCGATGGAAAACAAAGGTCTGAATATCTTTAACAGCAAATATGTGCTTGCCGATGCCGCTTCTGCCACAGATCAGGATTACTTTAATATTGAGTCTGTGATTGCCCATGAGTATTTTCATAACTGGACAGGTAACCGGGTGACCTGCCGTGATTGGTTTCAGCTGAGCCTGAAAGAGGGGCTAACGGTTTTCCGGGATCAACAATTCAGCGCGGATATGGCCTCTGCTGCCATTGTCAGGATTAATCAGGTCCGGGTAATGCGTGAGCACCAGTTTGCAGAAGACAGTGGCCCCATGGCCCACCCTATTCGTCCGGCTGAAGTCATGGAGATGAATAACTTCTACTCGGTCACGGTTTATGACAAGGGCGCTGAAGTGATCAGAATGCTGCATACCTTATTAGGTGAGCAGGGCTTCAGAAAGGGCATGGATTGTTACATCAGTCGCCATGACGGTCAGGCGGTGACCTGTGATGATTTTGTGCAGGCAATGGAAGATGCCAATCAACGGGATCTCAGTTTGTTCCGCGGATGGTATAGCCAATCTGGTACACCGGTGATCAGCGTGGATTGTGAGTGGGATGAATCCACTCAGCAACTGAGATTGGATCTGACTCAGAAAACGCCGCCAACGGCAGACCAGGCTGAAAAGCAGCCCTTGCATATTCCTGTCGCCATTGAGGTTGTGCCTGTGTCGGGGCAGGGAGAGGGGCGAAGTGAAGTGCTTTCGCTGACCGGGCAACAACAACGCTTTACCTTCGAGAATATCTCAGCCGAGCCGGCCGTGGCCTTACTGACCGGGTTCTCGGCACCGGTTAAGGTGGATTATCAGTCAACACCGGGCCATCAACTGGCGGTTATTCTGTACGCCAGCGACCCTGTTGCCCGCTGGGATGCCTGTCAGCAACTGGTCAGTGACGCGATTTTTACTATTGCGCAGAATGATGCCCGTACTGTGCCTGATTTCCCGATAGAGCTTTTTGCCGGCCTGCTGGAACAGGCGCAGACGGAGCCCGCGTTAATCGCAGAAATGCTGGAACTGCCAAGTTTTGAAACGCTGGCCCAGCAAAGGGATAGAATCGATGTGGATGCCTTGCTCGGCGCCAGGAAACAACTCAAGACGCTGCTGGCAGAGAAATTTTCAGCTCAGTGGCAGAGATTGTTTATACAGTTATCCAATCCTCAGTACGACTATCAACAGCAACAAGTGGAAAGGCGACGACTGTCCGGTGTCTGTTTGTCTTACCTTGCATGCACTGAAGCCAGCCTGGATATTCTGCGTCAGGCGTATAAGCATAGTGACAATATGACCGACACTCTGGCCGTGCTTAAGGCTTGTCAGGCTGAGAACCTGCCCCTGTTTGACGAGCTGATGCAGGACTTTGAACAGAGGTGGCATGATGATCCGCTTGTTATGGACAAGTGGTTTGCGCTGCACGCCGGGCGTCAGCATCCGGGGTGTCTGAGTACACTGCAATTACTGATGTCTCATGGCAGATACAGTATCAATAACCCAAACAGAGTGAGGTCGGTAATGGGCACCTTTGCTTTTTATAATACCGAAGGCTTCCATCGTCGCGACGGCAGTGGCTATAGGTTTCTGACTGATTACCTGCTCGAACTGGATGCGGTCAATCCTCAGGTAGCGGCACGGCTGATCACGCCAATGATCCAGTATGCGAAACTTGATGAAAACAGACAGCAGAAAATACGTCTGCAACTGTTGCGACTGTTTGAGCATAAATCACTCAGTCGTGATTTATATGAAAAAGTACAAAAAGCGCTATAA
- the nhaC gene encoding Na+/H+ antiporter NhaC, translating to MSDRRQPSMLDALIPIAVLVVLLSSSVILFADDSSYGPNQIALLLAMGVAAIIGLKNGYKWKEIEEGIVHGISLSLGAVLILLSVGALIGTWLLSGTVPMLIYYGLKLLDPSFFYAATCIICAIVAMSIGSSWTTAATVGVALIGVANGMGMSEAVTAGAIVSGAYFGDKISPLSETTNLAPAVAGTELFEHIRYMLWTTIPSFVLAILLFVIVGLNASGQASLEKIERMQQLLEANFELSPVLLVPLIVLLVLAVRKVPAFPTVSIGALLGGLWAAWFQPDVVQSLAEQGREGWLASVTVVWTSLFNGVSLDTGNADLDDLLSGGGMSSMLNTIWLIICAMSFGAVVEKTGLLKRVVTVFLKGAKTAGGMVTRTMFTCLGTNLITADQYMSIVMPGRMYKEEFAKRGLHQLNLSRSLEDGGTLTSPLIPWNTCGAYMHSVLMVSPLEYIFFAFFNLINPVLAIIYAYLGIKILRIPVPSPEPGKA from the coding sequence ATGTCTGACCGAAGACAACCCTCAATGCTGGATGCACTGATCCCCATTGCGGTGCTGGTTGTGCTGTTAAGCTCGTCGGTAATACTTTTTGCCGACGACTCTTCTTATGGTCCCAACCAGATAGCCTTGTTGCTGGCCATGGGGGTGGCTGCCATTATCGGGCTGAAGAATGGTTACAAATGGAAGGAGATCGAGGAGGGGATAGTACACGGAATTTCTCTGTCACTGGGGGCGGTACTGATACTTTTGTCTGTGGGCGCATTGATTGGTACCTGGTTGCTTTCAGGCACCGTGCCCATGCTGATTTACTACGGACTCAAACTGCTCGATCCGTCTTTCTTTTATGCGGCCACCTGTATCATTTGCGCCATTGTTGCCATGAGCATTGGCAGCTCCTGGACCACCGCTGCGACGGTAGGGGTGGCATTGATTGGCGTGGCTAATGGTATGGGCATGTCTGAAGCGGTCACCGCCGGTGCCATTGTTTCCGGCGCCTATTTCGGTGACAAGATATCACCCCTTTCAGAAACCACTAACCTTGCACCAGCAGTGGCCGGTACTGAACTGTTTGAACATATTCGCTATATGCTCTGGACCACTATCCCGAGCTTTGTTCTGGCGATACTGCTGTTTGTGATTGTGGGGCTTAACGCCTCTGGTCAGGCATCGCTGGAAAAGATTGAGAGAATGCAGCAACTGCTGGAAGCTAACTTTGAACTCAGCCCGGTATTACTGGTACCCCTGATTGTGCTGCTGGTGCTGGCGGTCAGAAAAGTCCCTGCATTCCCGACGGTTTCAATCGGCGCACTGTTGGGGGGCTTATGGGCCGCATGGTTTCAACCTGATGTGGTTCAGAGTCTGGCAGAGCAGGGTCGTGAAGGGTGGCTGGCTTCGGTAACTGTGGTCTGGACCAGTTTGTTTAACGGCGTCAGTCTGGATACTGGCAATGCCGATCTGGACGATTTGCTCAGTGGCGGCGGTATGTCCAGCATGCTGAATACTATCTGGCTGATTATCTGCGCCATGTCTTTTGGTGCGGTAGTGGAAAAAACCGGTCTGCTGAAAAGGGTGGTTACCGTGTTTCTCAAAGGCGCAAAAACTGCCGGAGGCATGGTCACCCGCACCATGTTCACCTGCCTGGGTACCAATCTGATTACTGCCGATCAGTATATGTCTATTGTGATGCCGGGCAGAATGTACAAAGAAGAATTTGCCAAACGGGGGCTGCACCAGCTGAACCTGTCCCGTAGCCTGGAAGATGGAGGAACTCTTACATCACCGTTAATCCCCTGGAATACCTGTGGTGCTTACATGCATAGTGTGCTGATGGTCAGCCCGCTGGAATACATTTTCTTTGCGTTTTTCAATCTGATTAATCCGGTGCTAGCGATTATCTATGCCTACCTCGGCATTAAAATACTGCGTATCCCTGTACCATCGCCAGAGCCCGGCAAAGCCTGA
- a CDS encoding DUF1302 domain-containing protein — protein sequence MNNRPRIFNKTPLAIGIAALLGGAMAPAMAASWDVGDVSITLDSNFSFGASYRIEERDFSLIGNSNHPKFDWTGYNGTTNVVYSSADIWAQADGAYSTNGDNGNLNFDPWEPFSTQFKGSHDLNITYKDMGFFARAMYFYDFELMDGDRAWKNPVSAQAGFNEPYDPCSDPEAKDELCRDFRLLDAFFYYDFYMGDVPVSLRVGNQVVSWGESTFIQHGINTINPVDVTRAQAPGAELKEVFIPVGMVFAQFGLTNNMGLSMYYQYEWEKSRLPQAGSYFATNDFAGEGGQSANVQLGFTGNPDIDLNFLLMSLNGLGDGLRAGADASQISQAYLAFPTKVAVRGYSDEAHNDADDQGQYGIKLSYYSEALNDTEFGFYHINYHSQRPLISGIASDFTQAGIGADLAYLAANQITKDNITDLRAFTKAEFEYPEDIKLYGISFNTQVGETALAGEIAYRQDEPLQIDDVELLYAGMPQQLANAGLRPDLAGISQLNDYLGYTVGPGETAPGAVFSDTTQIQFTATHLFGPTLGTDNLVVLGEVGYVNVHDMPDPALLRLNGPGTSRSGPIPGKEGLHIGLSNGPETNPFPTDDAWGYRLLAKADYNNVFSGVNMSVRATFAHDVDGITPDPLFLFIEDRKSSSISLDFDYLSKWSASFSLNSFWGGVGTTNSLSDRDFVSFNIKYSI from the coding sequence ATGAATAACAGGCCGCGCATATTTAACAAGACACCTTTGGCAATTGGCATTGCCGCACTGCTTGGGGGGGCAATGGCTCCTGCAATGGCTGCCAGTTGGGATGTCGGTGATGTGTCTATTACTTTAGATTCCAATTTTTCTTTCGGTGCTAGCTACCGGATTGAAGAACGGGACTTCAGTCTGATAGGTAACAGTAATCATCCGAAGTTCGACTGGACAGGCTATAACGGCACGACTAATGTGGTGTATTCCTCAGCCGATATCTGGGCCCAGGCCGATGGGGCCTATTCAACTAACGGCGATAACGGCAACCTCAATTTTGATCCATGGGAACCCTTCTCGACTCAGTTTAAGGGCAGTCACGATCTGAATATCACCTACAAAGACATGGGGTTCTTTGCCCGGGCGATGTATTTCTACGATTTCGAACTGATGGACGGCGATCGCGCCTGGAAAAATCCGGTCTCCGCTCAGGCTGGTTTTAACGAGCCTTATGACCCTTGTAGCGACCCTGAAGCCAAAGATGAATTGTGCCGCGACTTCCGTCTGTTGGATGCATTCTTCTATTACGATTTCTATATGGGCGATGTACCGGTTTCCCTGCGTGTCGGGAATCAGGTCGTAAGCTGGGGTGAGAGTACCTTTATTCAGCACGGTATCAACACGATCAATCCTGTGGATGTCACCAGGGCTCAGGCGCCCGGTGCAGAACTGAAAGAAGTCTTTATACCGGTTGGTATGGTGTTTGCGCAGTTTGGCCTGACCAATAATATGGGCCTGTCCATGTACTATCAGTATGAGTGGGAAAAAAGTCGTCTGCCTCAGGCCGGCAGCTATTTTGCCACCAACGATTTTGCCGGGGAGGGCGGTCAGTCAGCCAACGTGCAGTTAGGCTTTACCGGTAACCCTGATATCGACCTGAATTTCCTGCTGATGAGCCTTAATGGGCTCGGCGACGGCCTGCGTGCAGGCGCGGACGCCAGCCAGATTTCACAGGCATACCTGGCATTTCCGACTAAAGTAGCAGTGCGCGGATACAGTGATGAGGCGCACAATGATGCCGATGATCAGGGCCAGTACGGCATCAAGTTGTCTTACTATTCAGAAGCGCTGAATGATACTGAGTTTGGTTTCTACCATATTAACTATCATAGCCAGCGGCCATTGATCTCCGGTATCGCGTCTGACTTCACTCAGGCTGGTATTGGGGCTGACCTGGCTTATCTGGCAGCCAATCAGATTACTAAAGATAATATCACCGATTTGCGTGCTTTCACTAAGGCCGAGTTCGAGTATCCGGAAGACATTAAACTTTATGGTATCAGTTTCAACACGCAGGTGGGTGAAACAGCTCTGGCCGGTGAAATCGCTTACCGTCAGGACGAGCCTCTGCAGATCGATGATGTTGAACTCCTGTACGCTGGTATGCCACAGCAGCTTGCCAATGCAGGTCTGCGACCTGACCTGGCAGGTATATCTCAGTTAAATGATTACCTTGGTTATACGGTAGGCCCGGGCGAGACAGCACCTGGCGCTGTTTTTTCTGATACTACCCAGATACAGTTCACTGCCACGCACTTATTCGGCCCTACATTAGGCACAGATAATCTGGTGGTGTTGGGTGAAGTCGGTTATGTCAACGTACACGATATGCCGGATCCGGCGTTGCTCAGACTGAACGGCCCGGGAACCTCCAGAAGTGGTCCGATTCCCGGTAAGGAAGGTCTGCATATAGGCTTGTCGAATGGCCCGGAAACCAATCCTTTCCCGACGGACGACGCCTGGGGTTACAGATTGCTGGCTAAGGCCGATTACAATAACGTGTTTTCCGGTGTCAACATGTCAGTGAGGGCGACATTTGCCCATGACGTTGACGGCATTACTCCGGATCCACTGTTCCTGTTTATTGAAGACAGAAAGTCTTCCAGTATATCTCTGGATTTTGACTACCTGAGTAAGTGGTCTGCCAGTTTCTCACTGAATTCCTTCTGGGGTGGCGTAGGTACAACTAACTCGCTGTCTGACCGGGACTTCGTATCCTTCAACATCAAATATTCAATCTAG
- the proQ gene encoding RNA chaperone ProQ yields MDNPQQKFSNSKEVIAFLAETFPACFSTQGEAKPLKIGIFQDLAERLAGDERISKTMLRTSLRHYTNSWRYLHAVTEGAHRVDLDGKQDAVVDKEHAEHAKTQLAESKEKAALRRKENKDKAARPSTGQKKTPRAKVTDGTKANRSANNGANGTKSSSAKPIKRTPPAKLSDKDLVAGTQVTVKLGKVPVEGTISEIAKEGVHVQLSTGMVVKVPADTLRLLTPPKR; encoded by the coding sequence ATGGATAACCCACAACAGAAGTTTTCAAACAGCAAAGAAGTCATCGCTTTTTTAGCTGAAACCTTTCCTGCCTGTTTTAGTACTCAGGGTGAGGCCAAGCCTCTGAAAATAGGAATTTTCCAGGACCTGGCTGAGCGTTTAGCCGGGGATGAGCGTATCAGTAAGACCATGCTGCGCACGTCCTTGCGACACTACACCAACAGTTGGCGTTATCTGCACGCAGTGACTGAGGGAGCCCATCGGGTTGATCTCGACGGCAAACAAGATGCTGTGGTTGATAAAGAGCATGCTGAACATGCCAAAACGCAACTGGCTGAGAGTAAAGAAAAAGCCGCACTGAGGCGCAAGGAAAATAAAGATAAAGCAGCCCGGCCATCGACTGGCCAGAAGAAAACACCCAGAGCGAAAGTTACCGATGGCACAAAAGCCAACCGGTCAGCAAATAATGGTGCCAACGGAACTAAAAGCAGTTCTGCTAAACCAATAAAAAGAACACCCCCTGCTAAACTAAGTGATAAAGATCTGGTTGCGGGCACACAAGTCACGGTTAAACTCGGTAAAGTGCCTGTTGAGGGTACTATCAGTGAAATAGCTAAGGAAGGGGTTCATGTTCAGCTCAGTACCGGCATGGTGGTTAAAGTGCCAGCCGATACATTGAGGTTGTTGACCCCGCCTAAGAGGTAA
- a CDS encoding DUF2835 family protein: protein MVNTYFFRIHLSYDQCQYLYTGSTSHAVVTAESGQRIRIPASNLRPFIGQYGIRGRFRLITNQNNKILSFEPVS from the coding sequence ATGGTGAACACCTATTTTTTCCGTATTCATTTAAGCTACGACCAGTGCCAGTATCTATATACTGGCAGTACCAGCCATGCTGTTGTGACTGCCGAGTCAGGGCAACGTATTCGCATTCCGGCAAGTAACCTGAGGCCTTTTATCGGTCAATATGGGATCCGCGGCCGTTTCCGCTTAATAACTAATCAAAACAATAAAATTCTGTCTTTTGAACCTGTCTCCTAA
- a CDS encoding sodium-dependent transporter: MSARGEFSSRLGFVLAAAGSAVGLGNIWGFPTQVASNGGAAFVLMYILLAFVLAYPVLMAELLIGRATQSNMVDALGKISGSIVGKATGIWGCVTVSLILAFYAIVAGWMIAFGLQALTNIFQWQSMSLWLTSFSDSRNLIFCALFVLLTALIVIGGVSKGIERWSVRLMPTLFLIVLLLIGYVMTLDGAVQGLKIYLLPDFSKVLNPDLLISAMGQAFFSMSLGVGTMLVYGSYVSRKEKLPSLGASVALVDIAVAILAGLLIIPAMYVALHNGVEIFSESGELIAGDTLIFTVLPALFDTMGSVGNLVALAFFILMTIAAVTSSISMLEVPVAYVVESHGVKRKIAVWLIATVIFLCSAIIALNFESLFGLVIAVTTQYSQPLLGLMLCIFAGWVWKRNEILQELRHSDEHAAEGLFWKIWPWYVRFVCPVIIVLMFYRSF; this comes from the coding sequence ATGAGTGCAAGAGGTGAGTTTTCTTCCAGGCTGGGGTTTGTGCTGGCAGCGGCAGGTTCTGCAGTAGGGCTGGGGAATATCTGGGGCTTCCCTACTCAGGTGGCCAGTAATGGCGGAGCCGCCTTTGTATTGATGTATATTCTTCTGGCATTTGTGCTCGCCTATCCCGTATTAATGGCCGAGCTGTTAATCGGTCGTGCAACCCAGTCGAACATGGTTGATGCACTGGGTAAAATCTCCGGCAGTATTGTCGGCAAGGCAACCGGGATTTGGGGTTGTGTGACGGTATCGCTGATCCTGGCTTTTTACGCTATTGTCGCTGGCTGGATGATTGCTTTTGGACTGCAGGCGCTGACAAATATTTTCCAGTGGCAGTCAATGTCGCTGTGGCTTACCAGTTTTTCTGACAGCCGCAATCTGATTTTCTGTGCGCTCTTTGTACTGCTTACTGCGTTGATTGTTATCGGTGGGGTCAGTAAAGGCATCGAGAGGTGGTCGGTCAGGCTGATGCCGACCTTATTTCTGATCGTATTGCTGTTAATTGGCTATGTTATGACCCTTGATGGTGCTGTGCAGGGACTGAAGATCTATCTTCTGCCAGACTTTTCCAAGGTGCTGAATCCTGATTTGCTGATCAGTGCCATGGGGCAGGCGTTTTTCTCTATGTCGCTGGGTGTAGGTACCATGCTGGTTTATGGCTCTTATGTCAGTCGCAAAGAAAAACTACCCAGTCTTGGCGCCTCTGTTGCTCTGGTTGATATCGCTGTCGCTATTCTTGCCGGCCTGCTGATTATTCCTGCTATGTACGTCGCCCTTCACAATGGGGTTGAGATTTTCTCAGAATCCGGAGAACTGATTGCGGGAGATACCCTTATTTTTACCGTGTTACCTGCGTTGTTCGATACGATGGGCTCGGTAGGTAATCTGGTGGCACTGGCGTTCTTTATTCTGATGACCATTGCTGCGGTAACATCATCCATCTCCATGCTTGAGGTGCCGGTGGCGTATGTGGTGGAAAGTCATGGCGTGAAACGTAAAATCGCGGTGTGGCTGATTGCAACAGTAATCTTCCTGTGCAGCGCCATCATTGCACTGAACTTTGAGTCACTTTTCGGTTTGGTTATTGCTGTAACTACTCAATACAGTCAGCCTTTGCTTGGGCTGATGCTGTGTATTTTTGCGGGCTGGGTTTGGAAGCGCAATGAAATCCTGCAGGAGCTCCGTCATAGCGATGAGCATGCGGCAGAGGGACTATTCTGGAAGATTTGGCCCTGGTATGTCCGTTTTGTGTGCCCGGTCATTATCGTACTGATGTTCTACCGGTCTTTCTGA